Below is a window of Humulus lupulus chromosome 2, drHumLupu1.1, whole genome shotgun sequence DNA.
taagtatttttaaataaaagaaagatctagaaactctagaaccttccagaactattaagagcatgacacttgtcataatcatgtttatttaaggatttgagtattttttttttaatatgatagtttcactcctctaactctataaatatgacctagtgctcagtcattttcttcattcttcaagcatttgatcagagcctctaaggtgctagtattactatagagagatacacttgggtttgggataaaagctttatcattctaagcttttcaaaacacttgggaagtgagaaatagtatGATTTTGGTAttaaggtttagatcaatccataagatcaatcaaggtattcttattcctaagttcagttctttataatcattttgttttctttagtttcttttattcagattctaactcttgtttatgattcttgattaggtatttatgttcttgaaacttaaggtccttcttggtaagtttcttttttatggtttaattttcatattcatctttattcttataGATTCTCAcattttctactgttggtttataggagtgttctattcctattcttgttcccaaatatctcggcttttggtaaggaaaatagaatagattttatgtgcttatatggtatgatatgtttatgttatgataagtatatgtataatatattttgtagtccttgggcatatgacttgtttaaacaacaagcccgaagaatatgttttcagtcgcttgggcatacgacttgcttagataagcaagccctaagaatttatgattgggcatatgacttgttaagataacaagccccaataatttatgattgggcatatgacttgcttagatacggaagccccaagaagttatattgggcatatgacttgcttagctagcaagccctagaAATTtatgggcacatgacttgcttagctaacaaacCCCAATAATTTATGATGGTCAATATTgttatagtcctatatgatatatgttgttataatcatacgttttatagtatatgtttatgatatagtcttacattatgatatgtgattgttagtagattttccttgctgagcattaggctcactattttatttttagtgtaatgcaggaaaatagttatggaggcagaaggattcttggtagcttgtgttgtgtgttaaggatgaatggactgagtggactgcgtatctatcgaggatgacatttatttagtcttttgaattatgttattattttgaaattccgcatttagtttttgaacaattagtGTAAAGTTATATGTTTTACGTTTtacaaacaatgggtacccatgccatattacattgtaaacttataattttatgttatcgatacaatatttattttggacttttaataaagttatgattatttcttatgttgtAGTagttaagtctagtagtttttaataatccaaggtcttagaaatagttgggccGTTACAACTTGTATGGTTTGCTCACTTTTCCTCCTTGTCAATCTTTAAGTCTTCTCTATTATCTTTTATGTCTTTAACCTTAGCTCCAATTTTTTGAAAAGTCGCTAACTTTCAATGATCGTTACAGCCactacaacaattaataataaatagatataaataataaaatatcgaAGATATTTATTTTCAAGGGAAGCATCTTGCTGACTTGATGAACATGTATAAATATGTTGAGCTGGGAGATATGTTTTAGGACATGGGATAAGTAATTACAAGTTCATTGAAAATGAAGGACTTTGTTATACTAAGCTTTCTTCTGGCTACAGATCTTCTCTTCTTTCCTTGTTCAATTACCGCTCGAGAATTAACTACAGGTGATGATTACTAATTATCATCTACTAATCAATTATAATCATTTTATTTGTTTTCTCTTTATAGATAAAACATTAGTTAATAGATATAAATATCATAGAAATATTGGACGTTCTAGTATGATTTATAGCTAGTAACTAATGTTGCAAATTAGTAAGAGTGTTATACTTTATATAATTGTGAAGTCATTGATTGAACCTTTAAATTCatgaaatacatatttaattattACTCAACTAATGTCTTAACGTCTATTTTAGCTGTTATTATTTGAGTTTGATGTAATCCTTAAGTTTTGACTTAATCATTTGACGTTTTAGTATAGCATATACTTTACTCTGGATCTTGGATTTTTATggggaaaaaatatatttttataaagtttcatttttttttttaaaaaaaaactgattTTAACAAAAAGAAATGTTGTATAGTTTTATAATATTTAGAGcaattataaatatatgaaaaaagagaataaactcaaaaaatttcttctaaaattttatgaaaatattttcCTAATTAAATCGAGACAAAGCATTAATGTTTAGATGGCCTTAAAAATTAATTCTGGCAATACAAATGACTAGGTTATTCATCTTGTGTCTTGTAAGAGTACAGTGACTtgccttattattcataataataacggagttgaaaaaaaaaatgaacactGGCATATACATCTAGAGCAGCACATGTGCTTGTACCATATTTGATTTTTATATACTAATTTATTCTATATATTGATATTAGAAGGAGAGACACCTAAAGAGCTAATTACTGAAAGACCACCGTATAGCAGTATGAAGCCTTACATTCCTCGTTGTCTTCGCCATAGTAAGTTCTGCAGACCCTCGTCACCTCCGCCACCATCTCCGCCGCCACCATCTCCGCCGCCACCACCTCTTTGTCAATTACCACCATCTCCtgctccaccaccaccacccaaATTTCATCGTAAGAAACGCCGCCACGTACGCGGGTGCCCTCCTCCTGAAGGCCCTtaaaattaattagaaacaaattggTAGTAATAAAATACTACGTACGGTATAAG
It encodes the following:
- the LOC133817764 gene encoding formin-like protein 3 isoform X1 → MKDFVILSFLLATDLLFFPCSITARELTTEGETPKELITERPPYSSMKPYIPRCLRHSKFCRPSSPPPPSPPPPSPPPPPLCQLPPSPAPPPPPKFHRKKRRHVRGCPPPEGP
- the LOC133817764 gene encoding formin-like protein 14 isoform X2; translated protein: MKDFVILSFLLATDLLFFPCSITARELTTGETPKELITERPPYSSMKPYIPRCLRHSKFCRPSSPPPPSPPPPSPPPPPLCQLPPSPAPPPPPKFHRKKRRHVRGCPPPEGP